From Streptomyces sp. NBC_00690, a single genomic window includes:
- a CDS encoding valine--tRNA ligase has product MTENTQQQPASTPELPTQYAPAQVEGKLYERWVERGYFTADAKSEKPPYTIVIPPPNVTGALHLGHAFQVTLMDALTRRKRMQGYEALWLPGMDHAGIATQNKVEQQLAEEGKSRQDLGRAEFTDRVWQWKEEYGGRILGQLRRLGAGLDWSRERFTMDEGLSRAVQTIFKNLYDDELIYRAERIINWCPRCLTAISDIEVDYQDDNGELVSLKYGEGDDTLVVATTRVETMLGDTAVAVHPDDPRYAHLIGKRIKLPLTDRTIPVVADTHVDPEFGTGAVKVTPAHDPNDFAIGQRHGLESLTIMNERAVITVPGPFEGLDRFEARSAIVAALRQQGRIVAEKRPYVHSVGHCSRCKTTIEPRLSLQWWVKVGPLAQSAGDAVRDGRVAIHPADLSKRYFDWVDNMHDWCISRQLWWGHRIPVWYGPNGETVCVGPDEQPPSGEGWTQDEDVLDTWFSSGLWPFSTLGWPEQTQDLKKFYSTDVLVTGHDIIFFWVARMMMFGLYAMDGEAPFKTVALTGLVRDENGKKMSKSFGNAVDPLDWMDTYGSDAVRFTLARGANPGADVPIGEDWVQASRNFANKIWNATRFALMNGATVEGELPPVEQLSAADRWILSRLNTTVAEVDALYGDYQFAKLSDALYHFAWDEVFDWYVELSKTTYFAGGEQAKVSARVLGEVLDVTLRLLHPIVPFVTETLWTTLTGKESLVIADWPSDSGFRDAAAEQEIELVQRVVTEVRRFRNDQGLQPGQRVPARLDLGATALAPHEAAIRQLLRLQPEGDDFNATATLPVAGATVSLDLSGTIDVVAERKRLTKDLAAAQKEKQQAEGKLGNEAFLAKAPDNVVEKIRVRLAKAEEEITRITSQLGSLPEASH; this is encoded by the coding sequence GTGACCGAGAACACTCAGCAGCAGCCAGCCAGCACCCCCGAACTGCCGACCCAGTACGCGCCGGCCCAGGTAGAGGGGAAGCTGTACGAGCGCTGGGTAGAGCGCGGTTACTTCACGGCGGACGCCAAGAGCGAGAAGCCCCCGTACACCATCGTCATTCCACCGCCCAACGTCACCGGAGCGCTCCACCTGGGACACGCCTTCCAGGTCACGCTCATGGATGCCCTCACCCGCCGCAAGCGGATGCAGGGATACGAGGCGCTGTGGCTCCCCGGCATGGACCACGCCGGTATCGCCACCCAGAACAAGGTCGAACAGCAACTCGCCGAAGAGGGCAAGTCCCGGCAGGACCTCGGCCGTGCGGAGTTCACCGACCGGGTCTGGCAGTGGAAGGAAGAGTACGGAGGCCGCATCCTCGGCCAGCTCCGTCGACTCGGCGCCGGTCTCGACTGGAGCCGTGAACGCTTCACCATGGACGAGGGCCTCTCACGGGCCGTCCAGACCATCTTCAAGAACCTCTACGACGACGAGTTGATCTACCGCGCCGAGCGCATCATCAACTGGTGCCCCCGATGTCTCACCGCGATCTCCGACATCGAGGTCGACTACCAGGACGACAACGGCGAACTGGTCTCCCTGAAGTACGGAGAAGGTGACGACACCCTCGTCGTCGCGACCACGCGGGTCGAGACGATGCTCGGTGACACCGCCGTCGCGGTCCACCCCGACGACCCCCGGTACGCCCACCTCATCGGCAAGCGGATCAAACTGCCGCTGACCGACCGGACGATCCCCGTCGTCGCGGACACCCATGTGGACCCGGAGTTCGGCACGGGCGCGGTCAAGGTGACCCCGGCGCACGACCCCAACGACTTCGCCATCGGCCAGCGCCACGGCCTGGAATCCCTCACGATCATGAACGAGCGGGCCGTGATCACCGTGCCCGGTCCCTTCGAGGGCCTCGATCGCTTCGAAGCGCGTTCGGCGATCGTTGCGGCACTGCGCCAGCAGGGGCGGATCGTCGCCGAGAAGCGCCCCTACGTCCACTCCGTGGGGCACTGCTCCCGTTGCAAGACCACCATCGAGCCCCGACTCTCCCTCCAGTGGTGGGTCAAGGTCGGGCCCCTTGCGCAGTCCGCGGGCGACGCGGTCCGGGACGGCCGCGTGGCCATCCACCCGGCCGACCTGTCGAAGCGCTACTTCGACTGGGTCGACAACATGCACGACTGGTGCATCTCCCGGCAGCTGTGGTGGGGCCACCGCATCCCCGTCTGGTACGGGCCGAACGGCGAAACCGTCTGCGTCGGCCCCGACGAGCAGCCGCCGAGCGGTGAGGGATGGACCCAGGACGAGGACGTCCTCGACACCTGGTTCTCCTCCGGTCTGTGGCCGTTCTCCACACTCGGCTGGCCCGAGCAGACCCAGGACCTGAAGAAGTTCTACTCCACCGACGTCCTGGTCACCGGACACGACATCATCTTCTTCTGGGTTGCCCGGATGATGATGTTCGGTCTCTACGCCATGGACGGCGAAGCACCCTTTAAGACCGTCGCCCTGACCGGTCTCGTCCGCGACGAGAACGGCAAGAAGATGTCCAAGTCGTTCGGGAACGCGGTGGACCCGCTCGACTGGATGGACACCTACGGCTCCGACGCGGTCCGCTTCACGCTCGCACGCGGCGCCAACCCCGGTGCGGACGTGCCGATCGGCGAAGACTGGGTCCAGGCATCCCGCAACTTCGCCAACAAGATCTGGAACGCCACCCGTTTCGCCTTGATGAACGGCGCCACGGTCGAAGGCGAACTGCCCCCGGTCGAGCAGCTCTCGGCGGCCGACCGCTGGATCCTGTCCCGTCTGAACACCACCGTGGCCGAGGTGGACGCCCTCTACGGCGACTACCAGTTCGCCAAGCTCTCCGATGCGCTCTACCACTTCGCGTGGGACGAGGTGTTCGACTGGTACGTCGAGCTCTCGAAGACGACGTACTTCGCCGGCGGTGAGCAGGCCAAGGTCTCCGCCCGGGTCCTCGGTGAGGTCCTGGACGTGACGCTGCGGCTGCTCCACCCGATCGTCCCCTTCGTCACCGAGACCCTGTGGACCACGCTGACCGGCAAGGAATCACTGGTCATCGCCGACTGGCCCAGCGACAGCGGGTTCCGGGACGCAGCGGCCGAGCAGGAGATCGAACTGGTCCAGCGGGTCGTCACCGAAGTCCGCCGCTTCCGCAACGACCAGGGCCTCCAGCCGGGCCAGCGGGTCCCGGCCCGCCTGGACCTCGGCGCCACGGCACTGGCACCGCACGAGGCCGCCATCCGCCAGTTGCTCAGGCTCCAGCCGGAGGGGGACGACTTCAACGCCACCGCGACCCTGCCGGTGGCGGGGGCGACCGTGTCCCTCGACCTGTCGGGGACGATCGACGTGGTTGCGGAGCGCAAGCGGCTGACGAAGGACCTGGCGGCAGCGCAGAAGGAGAAGCAGCAGGCGGAGGGGAAGCTGGGGAACGAGGCGTTCCTCGCGAAGGCCCCCGACAACGTCGTGGAGAAGATCCGGGTGCGCCTGGCCAAGGCCGAAGAGGAGATCACTCGGATCACTTCCCAACTGGGGAGCCTGCCGGAGGCGTCGCACTAA